One genomic window of Cellulophaga sp. Hel_I_12 includes the following:
- a CDS encoding tetratricopeptide repeat protein: MCKKEEIFNGFTSFRAVYLNAICLAFFFLLSGFSFSQTIPLKFKKTADSLIKAAPKTYTDIDSILKPSRYDTILMRHFNNEAAAKKYFNGQSYALNQLGTWHRNTSSYAKAINLHKQALELAKKADNLELKVYSLNMLSVVYRRMDAIKTALDYAQEALALAEGVKNPSKGLRRSINVSLNGIGNIYQSLKQYPVAIETYKKSLLLEKELNNTLGLAINNQNLGECYEELNDLKLALNYYRKSLALNEEINSDRGRVICNNSIAKIYIKQNRLNEALRILNPTLKKAIAISDKFITTSVYINMGWAYIKLGNFELAETNLLEGILLAKKHDLHLSQALGHEFLSELYSKQNKFDQALQSFKTYKSIEDGINNETNIRYVQDIIFKYDSEKKNNQIETLARQNELIQLKLKKKENTLLISALLLALSVIILYILYKQYQLKNDKKLLTLEQSMLRSQMNPHFIFNSLNSIKLYIINNEKKNAVYYLNKFSKLVRKILEASSLKEITLAEELETAELYMNIENIRFSNEIGFTINIQEGLDVDAIKIPSLILQPFLENSIWHGLSSKEGEKQITIDIQNQDNYLIAISITDNGIGRDASEVIKENKVLKRNSIGITITKERLENFSKDYQNSYDVTIIDLYDENNLAIGTKVVVLIPTI; encoded by the coding sequence ATGTGTAAAAAAGAAGAAATTTTCAACGGCTTTACCTCTTTTAGGGCTGTTTATCTAAATGCTATATGTCTGGCATTTTTTTTTCTGCTTAGTGGTTTTTCTTTTTCACAAACTATTCCTTTAAAATTTAAAAAAACTGCGGATAGTTTAATAAAGGCAGCACCAAAAACCTATACCGATATTGACTCCATTCTAAAGCCGTCTCGGTATGATACTATTTTAATGCGGCATTTTAACAATGAAGCTGCTGCCAAAAAATATTTTAATGGACAATCCTATGCTTTAAATCAACTGGGTACTTGGCATAGAAATACCTCTAGTTATGCTAAAGCCATCAACCTTCATAAACAAGCCTTAGAGCTCGCTAAAAAGGCTGATAATTTAGAATTAAAAGTCTATAGTCTTAATATGCTCAGTGTGGTTTACAGACGCATGGATGCTATTAAAACTGCATTAGACTATGCCCAAGAAGCATTAGCTTTAGCCGAGGGTGTCAAAAATCCGAGCAAGGGCCTAAGAAGAAGTATTAATGTTTCTTTAAACGGCATTGGAAATATTTATCAAAGTTTAAAACAATACCCCGTTGCCATTGAAACCTATAAAAAATCCTTACTGCTAGAAAAAGAACTCAATAACACCTTGGGCTTGGCCATAAATAACCAAAATTTAGGAGAATGTTACGAGGAGCTGAACGACCTAAAACTTGCGCTTAACTACTACCGTAAGTCGCTAGCTCTTAATGAAGAAATAAATAGTGACAGGGGTCGTGTTATTTGTAATAATAGTATTGCAAAAATTTACATCAAGCAAAATAGACTCAACGAAGCCTTGCGAATTCTCAACCCTACTTTAAAAAAAGCTATTGCTATTAGTGATAAGTTTATAACCACTTCTGTTTATATTAATATGGGTTGGGCCTATATAAAGCTCGGTAATTTTGAATTAGCTGAAACAAATTTACTGGAGGGTATCCTATTAGCAAAAAAGCACGATTTGCATCTTTCTCAGGCTTTAGGACACGAATTTCTATCAGAATTGTATAGCAAACAAAACAAATTTGATCAAGCACTACAATCTTTTAAGACCTATAAATCTATTGAGGACGGCATCAATAATGAAACCAACATTCGCTACGTACAGGATATTATTTTTAAATACGACTCAGAGAAAAAAAACAATCAAATTGAAACACTCGCACGACAAAACGAATTAATTCAATTAAAACTCAAAAAAAAAGAAAACACCCTACTTATCAGTGCTTTGTTGTTAGCCTTATCTGTCATTATTTTATACATACTTTACAAGCAATACCAATTAAAAAATGACAAAAAATTACTGACTTTGGAGCAAAGCATGTTAAGAAGCCAAATGAATCCTCATTTTATTTTTAATTCATTAAACTCCATCAAATTATACATCATTAATAATGAAAAGAAAAATGCTGTTTATTACCTCAATAAGTTTTCAAAATTAGTCCGTAAAATATTAGAAGCTTCTTCACTAAAAGAAATAACACTAGCAGAAGAGTTAGAAACGGCAGAACTCTACATGAATATTGAAAACATTAGATTCTCGAATGAAATAGGGTTTACAATAAATATTCAAGAGGGCTTAGATGTAGATGCTATAAAAATTCCCTCCCTTATATTACAACCGTTTTTAGAAAATTCTATTTGGCATGGACTATCGTCAAAAGAAGGTGAAAAACAAATAACAATTGATATTCAGAATCAGGACAATTATCTAATCGCAATTTCTATTACGGATAATGGCATTGGCCGAGATGCTTCAGAAGTGATAAAAGAAAATAAGGTTTTGAAACGAAACTCTATTGGTATTACGATCACCAAAGAACGTTTGGAAAATTTTTCAAAGGACTATCAAAATTCTTATGATGTTACGATTATTGATTTATATGACGAAAACAACCTAGCTATTGGTACTAAAGTAGTTGTTCTTATCCCCACTATTTAG
- a CDS encoding DUF3109 family protein: MFQIGKALVSEEIIEKEFVCNLSACKGACCVDGDAGAPLEEKETEILVDIYQKVKPFLRAEGIAVIEDEGAFVKGEDGEWETPLVNGSECAYVVFSEDGITKCGLEEAYNAGATKFRKPVSCHLYPIRIREYSEFVAVNYHKWEICDAACSLGSALEVPIYKFVKEALIRKFGKKWYAELEEVAQNLAK, from the coding sequence ATGTTTCAAATTGGTAAAGCCTTAGTTTCAGAAGAAATTATTGAGAAAGAATTTGTCTGTAATCTGTCTGCTTGTAAAGGCGCATGTTGTGTAGACGGTGATGCAGGAGCCCCTTTAGAGGAGAAAGAAACCGAAATATTAGTTGATATTTATCAGAAGGTAAAGCCCTTTTTAAGAGCTGAAGGCATTGCCGTTATTGAAGACGAAGGTGCTTTTGTAAAGGGTGAAGATGGCGAATGGGAAACTCCCTTGGTTAACGGTAGTGAATGTGCCTATGTTGTTTTTTCGGAAGACGGCATTACAAAATGTGGCTTAGAGGAAGCCTATAATGCGGGCGCCACCAAATTCAGAAAACCAGTTTCATGTCATTTATACCCTATCAGAATTCGAGAGTATTCAGAATTTGTTGCGGTAAATTATCACAAATGGGAGATTTGTGACGCTGCTTGTTCTTTAGGATCAGCATTAGAAGTACCCATTTATAAGTTTGTAAAGGAAGCTTTAATCAGAAAGTTTGGTAAAAAGTGGTACGCAGAATTAGAGGAGGTTGCTCAAAATTTAGCTAAATAG
- a CDS encoding LytTR family DNA-binding domain-containing protein yields MLEAVIVDDEIKALQSLSWELTNFSDEIKVVASFTNPLEALAHLNKSENTPDCLFLDIEMPTMDGFQFIQKLKNKEFPIVITTAYNQYAIKALKNEAIDYLLKPIDSDDLHDTIVKIKKYNARNYSADKLEKILLNFNANAIQKKITLNTDGKLVFLSCDQILYAESDGNYTTIFLSDGHKIVLTKKLKEVNEILPQETFFRIHNSYIINLNKIKEFLKTDGYVVLESNHKIPVSRQKKSDFLDLL; encoded by the coding sequence ATGTTAGAAGCTGTAATTGTAGATGATGAAATAAAAGCACTCCAAAGTTTATCTTGGGAACTCACTAATTTTAGTGACGAGATAAAAGTTGTGGCGTCTTTTACGAACCCTTTAGAAGCTTTAGCCCATTTAAATAAAAGCGAAAACACACCTGATTGTCTTTTTTTAGATATTGAAATGCCTACCATGGACGGTTTTCAGTTTATTCAAAAACTAAAAAATAAAGAATTTCCAATAGTCATTACCACTGCTTATAATCAATACGCCATTAAAGCTTTAAAGAATGAAGCTATAGATTATCTTTTAAAACCTATTGATTCTGACGATTTACATGATACCATTGTAAAAATCAAAAAATACAATGCCAGGAACTATTCTGCAGATAAATTAGAAAAAATTCTTTTAAATTTTAATGCCAATGCGATCCAAAAAAAAATAACCCTAAACACAGATGGGAAATTAGTGTTTTTAAGTTGTGATCAAATTTTATATGCAGAATCAGACGGCAACTATACCACTATATTTCTTAGCGACGGACATAAAATTGTACTGACCAAAAAACTAAAAGAAGTAAATGAAATTTTACCCCAGGAAACCTTTTTTAGAATTCATAATTCCTATATTATCAACCTCAACAAAATTAAAGAATTCTTAAAAACCGATGGGTATGTTGTATTAGAGTCTAATCATAAAATCCCAGTTTCTCGTCAAAAAAAATCTGACTTTTTAGACTTACTTTAA